One Sphingomonas sp. LHG3406-1 genomic window carries:
- the wecB gene encoding non-hydrolyzing UDP-N-acetylglucosamine 2-epimerase, whose product MVTPSILLVVGTRPEAIKLAPVAQALLARGLSPGLVLTGQHSMLDPGAFGLGALPAIRLRCQARSDPRLHAEAVAASLAPVLATPGTDMVIVQGDTSSALGGALGAKAAGIAVAHVEAGLRSHDLTLPWPEEPNRIAIDALAQLLFAPTEENAANLVEEGVAGEIHVTGNTAIDALFATLDELPPRVLDSGGLPRLLVTCHRRENWGTSFTPIALALIELARSPWLRVELVLHGNPAMADAARLMLGGHPRIRLLPPMEHRAMVAALRSAHLALSDSGGIQEEAPALGVPLLVLRTVTERPEGIASGNSLLVGNDREAIVDAVRRLLDDGAAYRAMAVPALPFGDGKAAPRIAALIEDWLVRHRRRAPAMIAD is encoded by the coding sequence GTGGTCACCCCTTCCATTCTGCTCGTCGTCGGGACCCGCCCCGAAGCGATCAAGCTTGCTCCCGTCGCCCAGGCACTCCTCGCCCGCGGCCTGTCGCCCGGCCTGGTCTTGACCGGCCAGCACAGCATGCTTGACCCCGGCGCCTTCGGCCTCGGCGCCCTCCCGGCCATCCGCCTCCGCTGCCAGGCCCGAAGCGATCCACGGCTCCACGCCGAAGCCGTCGCCGCCAGCCTCGCTCCGGTTCTCGCCACGCCGGGCACGGACATGGTCATCGTCCAGGGAGACACGTCGAGTGCGCTTGGCGGCGCGCTCGGCGCCAAGGCGGCGGGCATTGCCGTCGCCCATGTCGAAGCAGGCCTCCGCAGCCACGACCTCACCTTGCCTTGGCCCGAAGAACCCAATCGCATTGCGATCGACGCCCTCGCCCAATTGCTGTTCGCGCCGACCGAGGAGAATGCCGCCAACCTCGTAGAGGAAGGCGTGGCGGGCGAAATCCATGTCACCGGCAATACCGCCATCGACGCCCTGTTCGCGACGCTCGACGAGTTGCCGCCGCGCGTGCTCGACAGCGGCGGCCTGCCGCGCCTCTTGGTGACGTGCCATCGACGGGAGAACTGGGGCACGTCCTTCACGCCCATTGCCCTTGCATTGATTGAACTCGCCCGCTCGCCCTGGCTGCGGGTCGAACTGGTGCTCCACGGCAATCCGGCCATGGCCGACGCCGCAAGACTGATGCTTGGCGGACATCCCCGCATCCGCCTGCTCCCACCAATGGAGCATCGCGCAATGGTCGCGGCGCTTCGCTCGGCGCACCTGGCCCTGAGCGACTCCGGCGGTATCCAGGAAGAGGCGCCGGCCCTTGGCGTGCCCCTGCTCGTCCTTCGCACCGTCACCGAGCGGCCGGAAGGGATCGCCAGCGGCAACAGCCTGCTGGTCGGCAACGACCGCGAGGCGATCGTGGACGCCGTCCGTCGGCTCCTTGACGATGGCGCTGCCTATCGCGCCATGGCTGTTCCCGCCCTGCCTTTCGGAGACGGCAAGGCCGCCCCGCGCATCGCCGCCCTCATCGAGGATTGGCTGGTCCGTCATCGCCGCCGCGCGCCTGCCATGATCGCTGATTGA
- a CDS encoding AbgT family transporter: MAAGSEAAVAPPQERQKGFLAFVERAGNLLPEPAMIFVYLIAVLVVLSAIGDWAGWSATLQFAGEKAPEYGTLANGVLTFEATSLLSAENVGKLLSEMPRTVTGFAPLGLILVIMLGAAVAERSGMLAALIRVSLAKAPRALMTPVVALIGMVSHHASDAAYIVFIPLAAITYAAVGRHPLVGLAAAFGAVSGGYAGNVAPGQIDVLLFGFTQEAARIVDPGWAMNPLGNWWFILGIVAIFTPAVWYITDKVIEPRLGAWDGEVDTETRAELERSELTGEERKGLRRAGLAALVVTGLFAALMLLPGYHPLINEEATGPARLQPFYAALIAFFFLLFLFTGIAFGSATGTVRNSTDVVTMMQDGIKTIAPYLVFVFFAAHFVAMFNWSRLGPILAINGAEALQGFALPSALLLVSVLLLSSFLDLFIGSASAKWSALAPVVVPMFMLLGISPEMTTAAYRMGDSYTNIMTPLMSYFPLVLAFARRWDKDYGVGSLLALMLPYALTFMVLGIGMTVAWVTLDLPLGPGAGVFYQAPTGGQLLR, translated from the coding sequence ATGGCGGCAGGTAGCGAGGCGGCGGTGGCGCCGCCGCAGGAACGGCAGAAGGGCTTCCTCGCCTTCGTCGAGCGCGCCGGCAATCTGCTGCCTGAGCCGGCGATGATCTTCGTCTACCTGATCGCCGTCCTGGTCGTGCTGAGCGCGATCGGCGACTGGGCGGGCTGGTCGGCGACCCTGCAGTTCGCGGGCGAGAAGGCGCCGGAATATGGCACGCTCGCCAATGGCGTGCTGACCTTCGAGGCGACCAGCCTGCTGTCGGCGGAGAATGTCGGCAAGCTGCTGAGCGAGATGCCGCGCACGGTGACAGGCTTCGCGCCATTGGGGCTGATCCTGGTGATCATGCTGGGCGCGGCCGTGGCCGAGCGGTCGGGCATGCTGGCGGCGCTGATCCGCGTGTCGCTGGCCAAGGCGCCGCGGGCGCTGATGACGCCCGTCGTGGCGCTGATCGGCATGGTGTCGCACCATGCGTCGGACGCGGCCTATATCGTGTTCATCCCGCTTGCCGCCATCACCTATGCAGCAGTCGGTCGGCATCCGCTGGTCGGGCTCGCCGCGGCGTTCGGCGCGGTGTCGGGCGGCTATGCCGGCAATGTCGCGCCGGGGCAGATCGATGTGCTGCTGTTCGGCTTCACGCAGGAGGCCGCCCGGATCGTCGATCCCGGCTGGGCCATGAATCCGCTGGGCAACTGGTGGTTCATCCTCGGGATCGTGGCAATCTTCACCCCTGCCGTCTGGTACATCACCGACAAGGTAATCGAGCCGCGGCTCGGGGCCTGGGATGGCGAAGTGGACACGGAGACCAGGGCCGAGCTGGAACGGTCGGAGCTGACGGGAGAGGAGCGCAAGGGACTTCGGCGGGCGGGCCTCGCCGCGTTGGTGGTGACCGGGCTGTTCGCGGCGCTGATGCTGCTTCCGGGCTATCATCCTCTGATCAACGAGGAGGCAACCGGGCCGGCGCGGCTGCAGCCCTTCTATGCGGCGCTCATCGCCTTCTTCTTCCTGCTGTTCCTGTTCACCGGCATCGCGTTCGGGAGCGCGACGGGCACGGTCCGGAATTCCACGGACGTCGTGACCATGATGCAGGACGGCATCAAGACGATCGCTCCCTACCTCGTGTTCGTCTTCTTCGCGGCGCACTTCGTGGCGATGTTCAACTGGTCGCGGCTGGGGCCGATCCTGGCGATCAACGGGGCCGAGGCGCTGCAGGGCTTCGCGCTTCCGTCGGCGCTGCTGCTGGTGAGCGTGCTTTTGCTGTCGAGCTTCCTCGACCTGTTCATCGGGTCGGCGAGCGCCAAGTGGAGCGCGCTTGCGCCGGTGGTGGTGCCGATGTTCATGCTGCTCGGCATCAGCCCGGAGATGACCACGGCGGCCTATCGGATGGGCGACAGCTACACCAACATCATGACCCCGTTGATGAGCTATTTCCCGCTGGTGCTGGCGTTCGCACGGCGGTGGGACAAGGATTATGGCGTGGGATCGCTGCTGGCGCTGATGCTGCCCTATGCGCTCACGTTCATGGTGCTGGGCATCGGGATGACGGTGGCGTGGGTGACGCTGGACCTGCCGCTGGGGCCGGGGGCGGGGGTCTTCTACCAGGCGCCGACGGGAGGGCAGCTGCTGCGCTGA
- the hrpB gene encoding ATP-dependent helicase HrpB has product MTAALPIHAVLPDLLDALATSPRALLIAPPGAGKTTAVPPALLDQPWCTGQVLLLVPRRLAARAAAEFIARQHGEEPGATVGYQTRLDSRVGKATRLIAMTHGVYLSRLTADPELAGVSAVLFDEVHERSLDNDLALALTLDAAEALRPDLRLLAMSGTLDGERFSALLADPPLIRSEGRSHPLTLVHLGRDAAARIEPQVAAACRRALADQQGSILAFLPGVAEIERTAEALAALPADVVLHRLHGQIDPAAQRAALAAPAPGTRKLVLATSIAETSVTLDHVAAVVDSGLARRPRYDRGAGLTRLVTERASRAAVTQRAGRAARQSPGIAYRLWEEAATSALPAHDPPEILEADLSSLTLTCLLWGEGDPARLPFLDPPPAAALTEARRRLAALGAIDADGRITDHGRAIARLPLEPRLAHMLVEAADRGFAEAAADAAVLLTERGLGGNDPDLELRWRRWRTERGKRADGARGLARRWLNQIPLPQAGGARGGNVAERTANPPPTPPASRRGETLALALALAFPDRLSRRRDPGGEHWQSVGGRGFRLDPTSSLASAQWLAVAEVAGSAAGARILSAAAIDEADVLALFDDRIEVCHDGAFDPGTGSVAPTRSRRLGAIRLASGPDPSPDPDAIAAALVEGVRTHGLALLPWPDEARALRHRAAFARGVDADLPDLSDEALTECLDDWFAPLAAGRRKLSDIAPGALTQALQNLLGWDGQQKLDKLAASHFRSPAGSAHPIDYAAPGGPTVEVRAQALFGLAVHPTVAGGRVPLTLAITSPAGRPIQTSRDLPSFWAGSWREVAKEMRGRYPRHPWPDDPASAAATLRAKPRS; this is encoded by the coding sequence GTGACCGCCGCCCTCCCCATCCACGCCGTCCTGCCCGACCTCCTTGACGCGCTCGCGACCAGCCCACGCGCCCTGCTCATCGCGCCGCCCGGTGCCGGCAAGACCACCGCCGTGCCGCCGGCCCTCCTCGACCAGCCCTGGTGCACCGGTCAGGTCCTCCTGCTCGTCCCCCGCCGCCTCGCCGCCCGCGCCGCGGCCGAGTTCATCGCGCGGCAGCATGGGGAAGAGCCCGGCGCCACCGTCGGCTACCAGACCCGTCTCGACAGCCGCGTCGGCAAGGCCACCCGCCTCATCGCCATGACTCACGGCGTCTATCTCTCGCGCCTCACCGCCGACCCCGAGCTCGCCGGTGTCTCCGCCGTCCTGTTCGACGAGGTCCACGAGCGCAGCCTCGACAACGACCTCGCCCTCGCCCTCACCCTCGACGCCGCCGAAGCGCTCCGCCCAGATCTTCGCCTCCTCGCCATGAGCGGCACCCTCGACGGCGAGCGTTTCTCCGCCCTCCTCGCCGACCCGCCGCTCATCCGCTCGGAAGGCCGCTCGCACCCGCTCACCCTCGTCCATCTCGGCCGCGACGCCGCCGCCCGGATCGAGCCGCAGGTCGCCGCCGCCTGCCGTCGCGCGCTCGCTGACCAGCAAGGCTCCATCCTCGCCTTCCTTCCGGGTGTCGCCGAGATCGAGCGCACCGCCGAAGCCCTCGCCGCCCTTCCCGCCGATGTCGTTCTTCACCGCCTCCACGGCCAGATCGACCCCGCCGCTCAGCGCGCCGCCCTCGCCGCGCCCGCCCCCGGCACCCGCAAGCTGGTCCTCGCCACCTCCATCGCGGAGACCAGCGTCACCCTCGACCATGTCGCCGCCGTGGTCGACAGCGGCCTCGCCCGCCGCCCCCGCTACGATCGCGGTGCCGGCCTCACCCGCCTCGTCACCGAGCGCGCCTCCCGAGCCGCCGTCACCCAGCGCGCCGGACGCGCCGCCCGCCAGTCGCCCGGCATCGCCTACCGCCTGTGGGAGGAAGCCGCGACGAGCGCGCTTCCCGCCCACGATCCGCCCGAAATCCTCGAAGCCGACCTTTCCAGCCTCACCCTCACCTGCCTGCTGTGGGGCGAAGGCGATCCCGCGCGCCTGCCCTTCCTCGATCCGCCGCCTGCCGCCGCCCTCACTGAGGCTCGCCGGCGCCTCGCCGCACTCGGCGCGATCGATGCCGATGGCCGGATCACCGATCACGGCCGCGCCATCGCCCGCCTGCCGCTCGAGCCCCGCCTTGCCCACATGCTGGTGGAAGCCGCCGATCGCGGGTTCGCCGAGGCGGCCGCCGACGCCGCCGTCCTCCTCACCGAGCGCGGCCTCGGCGGCAACGACCCCGACCTCGAGCTCCGCTGGCGCCGCTGGCGGACGGAGCGCGGCAAGAGGGCCGACGGGGCGCGTGGGTTGGCTCGGAGGTGGCTCAACCAAATTCCCCTCCCGCAAGCTGGAGGGGCTAGGGGAGGGAATGTCGCGGAGAGGACCGCAAACCCTCCTCCGACCCCTCCCGCAAGCAGGAGGGGAGAAACTCTCGCTCTCGCCCTCGCCCTCGCCTTCCCCGACCGCCTCTCCCGCCGCCGCGATCCCGGCGGCGAGCATTGGCAATCGGTCGGCGGCCGCGGTTTCCGGCTCGATCCCACTTCCTCCCTCGCCTCGGCCCAGTGGCTCGCCGTCGCGGAAGTTGCCGGGAGCGCCGCCGGCGCCCGCATCCTTTCCGCCGCGGCCATCGACGAAGCTGACGTGCTCGCCCTGTTCGACGACCGTATTGAGGTCTGCCACGACGGCGCCTTCGATCCAGGCACCGGCAGCGTCGCGCCCACCCGCAGCCGTCGCCTCGGCGCGATCCGCCTCGCCTCCGGACCCGACCCCAGTCCCGATCCCGACGCCATCGCCGCCGCGCTCGTCGAAGGCGTCCGCACCCACGGCCTCGCCCTCCTCCCCTGGCCCGACGAGGCGCGGGCCCTGCGCCACCGCGCCGCTTTCGCTCGCGGCGTCGATGCCGACCTTCCCGATCTCTCCGACGAGGCGCTGACCGAGTGCCTCGACGACTGGTTCGCCCCGCTGGCCGCCGGCCGCCGCAAGCTTTCCGACATTGCGCCCGGCGCGCTCACCCAGGCGCTGCAGAACCTGCTGGGATGGGACGGACAGCAGAAGCTCGACAAGCTCGCCGCAAGCCATTTCCGCTCGCCCGCCGGATCCGCCCACCCCATCGACTATGCCGCGCCGGGCGGCCCGACCGTCGAGGTCCGTGCGCAGGCCCTGTTCGGCCTCGCCGTCCACCCGACGGTCGCCGGCGGCCGCGTGCCGCTGACCCTCGCCATCACCTCGCCCGCCGGGCGCCCCATCCAGACCAGCCGCGACCTGCCCTCCTTCTGGGCGGGCAGCTGGCGCGAGGTCGCCAAGGAGATGCGTGGACGCTACCCCCGCCATCCCTGGCCCGACGACCCCGCCAGCGCCGCCGCGACGCTCCGCGCAAAGCCGCGCTCCTGA
- a CDS encoding NADH dehydrogenase ubiquinone Fe-S protein 4, whose amino-acid sequence MPTARIIETDRKTTQSGRAKAGKWTLEFESDRAQRHDPLTGWVGNANTATQVRLAFATKEAAIAYADKHGFDYHIVPAPPVKLKLQAYADNFR is encoded by the coding sequence ATGCCGACCGCCCGCATCATCGAGACCGATCGCAAGACCACCCAAAGCGGCCGCGCCAAGGCCGGCAAGTGGACGCTCGAGTTCGAGAGCGATCGCGCCCAGCGCCACGATCCGCTCACCGGCTGGGTCGGCAATGCCAACACCGCGACCCAGGTTCGCCTCGCCTTCGCCACGAAGGAAGCCGCGATCGCCTATGCCGACAAGCACGGCTTCGACTATCACATCGTCCCGGCCCCGCCGGTGAAGCTCAAGCTGCAGGCCTACGCCGACAATTTCCGCTAG
- a CDS encoding NAD(P)-dependent alcohol dehydrogenase has translation MVQSIGYAAKHSFSRLKPMRFEREAPKDNELQLEVLYCGVCHSDIHQVKNEWSNTVYPCMPGHEVVGRVTRAAKGGKFKVGDVVGVGCMIDSCQSCEPCREGDENYCEGPNSWLATYNGPMIPAKQAPTGENMYGRDNTFGGYSNTMVVREDFAIRIPDALKPEEAAPILCAGVTTFSPMRHWGVKKGDKVGVVGLGGLGHMAVKLARALGAEVTVFTTSADKKAEAEALGATHVTMEKEITKNAEELSATPGSFDFIISTVPEKHDINGFVALLKRDKTLVIVGALEPMAPLDNQAVAFHRRSVSGSLIGSIKETQEVIDFCAEHGIAPDIEIIPIQDINGAMKKVEKGDVRFRYVIDMASLTDEEEDEE, from the coding sequence ATGGTCCAGTCGATCGGTTACGCCGCCAAGCATAGTTTCAGCCGCCTGAAGCCGATGCGCTTCGAACGCGAGGCGCCCAAGGACAACGAGCTCCAGCTCGAGGTGCTCTATTGCGGCGTCTGCCACTCCGATATCCACCAGGTGAAGAACGAGTGGAGCAACACCGTCTATCCCTGCATGCCCGGCCACGAAGTCGTCGGCCGGGTGACCAGGGCGGCGAAGGGCGGCAAGTTCAAGGTCGGCGATGTCGTCGGCGTCGGCTGCATGATCGACAGCTGCCAGTCGTGCGAGCCCTGCCGCGAGGGCGACGAGAATTATTGCGAGGGGCCCAACAGCTGGCTCGCCACCTACAACGGCCCGATGATCCCGGCCAAGCAGGCGCCCACCGGCGAGAACATGTACGGCCGCGACAATACCTTCGGCGGCTATTCGAACACGATGGTCGTGCGCGAGGATTTCGCCATCCGCATCCCCGACGCGCTGAAGCCCGAAGAGGCCGCGCCCATCCTGTGCGCCGGCGTGACCACCTTCTCGCCGATGCGCCACTGGGGCGTGAAGAAGGGCGACAAGGTCGGCGTGGTCGGCCTCGGCGGCCTCGGTCACATGGCGGTGAAGCTCGCCAGGGCGCTCGGCGCCGAAGTCACCGTCTTCACGACCAGCGCCGACAAGAAGGCGGAAGCCGAAGCCCTCGGCGCGACCCATGTCACCATGGAAAAAGAGATCACGAAGAACGCCGAGGAGCTGAGCGCCACCCCCGGCAGCTTCGACTTCATCATCTCGACCGTGCCCGAGAAGCACGACATCAACGGCTTCGTCGCGCTGCTCAAGCGCGACAAGACCCTCGTCATCGTCGGCGCCCTCGAACCGATGGCGCCGCTCGACAACCAGGCGGTCGCCTTCCATCGCCGGTCCGTGTCCGGCTCGCTGATCGGGTCGATCAAGGAAACGCAGGAGGTGATCGACTTCTGCGCCGAGCACGGCATCGCGCCCGACATCGAAATCATCCCCATCCAGGACATCAATGGCGCGATGAAGAAGGTCGAGAAGGGCGACGTGCGGTTCCGCTACGTCATCGACATGGCCTCGCTCACCGACGAGGAAGAGGACGAGGAATAG
- a CDS encoding S8 family peptidase, with the protein MATPQKDPRTGIYQLRRGIPKHLRPFLGGRWEHKVSLETRDPEEAKRRFTGVNAAFEAILEAAARLQRASQIQDAVEIADAYLAPHTRDDLQRTAMKLSRLESGSHAYRLGLGSQWGVEHYDFGPTPTAEDLRDHRGRKVMLEAVHDLKALPWLETLRRIRALPTMQPLQWMIDSAAAKAGVAAPVGSELYTALAGMALHGDLTPALSDQGERHLNHRLESVKLLAPGGFPPTEPRNYGVVTQAAIALPEIAAPERTRMYCMAITNRDVSGAIPSSWSAAIDQAAAGTMPGDDADAPKRLIILSAGNVPPHTDMRLARPQSDYPIEDPAQAWNALTVGCYTDRIDIQDEGFEDWSPMVDAGHLSPHSRTSEGWPSNTPFKPELVMEGGNRAIDAAKAEASNLASLALLSTGPDAAYPLVSFAATSAASAQAARLAARLSADHPEFWPETIRALMVHSAEWTPPMAAMFGGAEGKRQRYAMVRRFGYGVPDYERATASARDSLALFAQTNIQPFRAAGGRRFGDCHYYELPIPARMLQDLYNEEVSLKITLSYFVDPNPGMAANVEPQRYQSHGLRFDLRRKGESMDTFKQRVNASERQDWRVGPNGPADDDRWLLGANSVSSGSLHSDVWTGPAIELLNRDVLCIKPVVGWCRQRSTPDICNTTRRYSLIVTLKAKNQELDLYTPISTVVENAVEIGVPSSA; encoded by the coding sequence ATGGCCACCCCACAAAAAGACCCGCGCACCGGCATCTACCAACTTCGTCGAGGCATTCCCAAGCACCTGCGGCCCTTCCTTGGCGGCAGATGGGAGCACAAGGTCTCCCTCGAGACGCGCGACCCCGAGGAAGCCAAGCGCCGCTTCACCGGCGTGAACGCCGCATTCGAAGCGATTCTGGAAGCGGCGGCACGCCTGCAACGCGCCAGCCAAATACAGGACGCGGTAGAGATCGCTGACGCTTACCTCGCGCCTCACACGCGAGATGACTTGCAGCGTACCGCCATGAAGCTGTCGAGGCTGGAATCAGGCTCTCACGCGTATCGGCTCGGTCTCGGCAGCCAGTGGGGGGTTGAGCATTACGACTTCGGTCCGACCCCAACGGCAGAGGATTTGCGAGACCACCGTGGACGCAAGGTGATGCTCGAGGCCGTGCACGACCTCAAGGCTCTACCTTGGTTGGAAACGCTACGCCGCATTCGGGCTCTGCCGACGATGCAGCCCTTACAGTGGATGATCGATTCAGCGGCCGCGAAAGCGGGAGTGGCGGCGCCAGTCGGCAGCGAGCTTTACACTGCCTTGGCCGGTATGGCGCTGCACGGTGATCTCACCCCTGCCCTAAGTGATCAAGGTGAGCGGCACCTCAACCATCGTCTCGAGTCAGTTAAGCTGCTGGCACCGGGTGGATTTCCACCTACCGAGCCGCGTAATTATGGCGTCGTCACGCAGGCAGCCATAGCGCTCCCTGAAATAGCCGCCCCCGAACGCACACGCATGTACTGCATGGCGATTACCAATCGAGACGTATCGGGAGCGATCCCATCATCATGGAGTGCTGCCATTGACCAGGCCGCAGCGGGGACAATGCCAGGCGATGATGCGGATGCCCCGAAGCGCTTGATCATCTTGTCGGCCGGAAATGTGCCGCCCCATACTGATATGCGCCTTGCGCGGCCTCAGTCCGACTATCCGATCGAGGATCCTGCTCAGGCATGGAACGCTCTGACAGTTGGCTGCTACACTGATCGTATCGACATCCAAGATGAGGGCTTTGAAGACTGGTCGCCCATGGTCGATGCCGGACACCTTAGTCCCCACAGTCGCACGAGCGAAGGCTGGCCCTCAAACACACCGTTCAAGCCTGAGTTGGTGATGGAAGGTGGGAATCGCGCGATCGACGCAGCAAAAGCTGAGGCATCGAACCTTGCCTCACTAGCACTGCTCTCGACGGGGCCCGACGCGGCCTATCCGCTAGTGTCATTTGCGGCAACGAGTGCGGCGTCAGCGCAGGCAGCGCGTCTGGCGGCCCGCCTCTCAGCTGATCATCCTGAGTTCTGGCCGGAAACAATACGTGCACTAATGGTCCACAGCGCGGAGTGGACACCCCCGATGGCTGCGATGTTCGGCGGCGCAGAAGGTAAGCGCCAGCGTTACGCTATGGTGCGGCGATTCGGCTATGGCGTCCCTGATTACGAGCGGGCGACGGCCTCGGCCCGCGATAGCTTGGCGCTATTTGCACAGACGAACATCCAGCCTTTCCGTGCTGCGGGTGGCCGAAGGTTTGGTGACTGCCACTACTACGAACTGCCTATCCCGGCGCGAATGCTTCAAGATCTATACAATGAAGAAGTCTCTCTAAAGATCACATTGTCATACTTCGTTGATCCCAATCCGGGAATGGCGGCAAACGTGGAACCGCAACGTTACCAGTCGCACGGCTTGCGCTTCGATCTTCGCCGAAAGGGGGAGTCGATGGATACGTTCAAACAGCGCGTGAATGCATCCGAGCGCCAGGACTGGCGAGTTGGGCCGAACGGGCCTGCGGATGACGACCGCTGGCTGCTTGGTGCGAACAGCGTCTCCTCTGGCTCATTGCACAGCGACGTATGGACCGGGCCAGCAATTGAGTTGCTCAATAGGGACGTGCTCTGCATCAAGCCTGTGGTGGGCTGGTGCCGTCAACGGTCAACGCCAGACATCTGCAACACCACCCGCCGGTACTCTCTGATCGTGACGCTTAAGGCGAAAAATCAGGAGTTGGACCTATACACTCCGATCTCAACGGTCGTTGAGAATGCCGTTGAGATCGGAGTGCCTAGCTCTGCTTGA